A window of the Lolium perenne isolate Kyuss_39 chromosome 7, Kyuss_2.0, whole genome shotgun sequence genome harbors these coding sequences:
- the LOC127316910 gene encoding uncharacterized protein isoform X2 translates to MATGGDKCGGDPEVRDDLYAVMGLNEECSDADLKVAYRKLAMKWHPDKCSSSSSTKQMEEAKEKFQQMQVLSDANKRLLYDVEMCEQDQVKTT, encoded by the exons ATGGCCACCGGCGGTGACAAGTGCGGCGGGGATCCGGAGGTCCGCGACGACCTGTACGCGGTGATGGGGCTCAATGAGGAGTGCTCCGATGCCGACCTCAAGGTCGCGTACAGGAAGCTCGCCATG AAATGGCATCCGGACaaatgctcgtcctccagcagcaccAAGCAAATGGAGGAAGCCAAGGAGAAGTTCCAGCAGATGCAGG TCCTCTCCGATGCCAACAAGCGGCTCCTCTATGACGTGGAGATGTGCGAACAAGACCAGGTGAAGACTACGTAA
- the LOC127316911 gene encoding sodium/hydrogen exchanger 6 isoform X3: MVQFPGRAFLYVIAAPDYIPVWLQLSTKTVLLKLWCYYYFCNRWNLYRLHCHSYLAGLIHLVYRMPLIESMMFGALVSATDPVTVLSIFQELGTDVNLYALVFGESVLNDAMAISLYRTMSSLRTNPSSQNIFIVILRFLEDFFGSMSIGVGAGFISALLFKYSTLGVENLYNLESCLFVLFPYFSYMLAEGFGLSGIVSILFTGIVMKRYTSPNLSEDSQRFTASLFHLLSSLAETFVFIYMGFDIAMERQSWSHIGFIFFSIIFILVARAANVFSCAFLVNLVRPPHRKISRQYQQALWYSGLRGAMAFALALQSVHDLPEGHGQAILSATISIIVLTVLLIGGSTSTMLESLHVAGDGNNGQHHSFQDQENSEGNNVGNIELNNVEGTSNANKFRLKLREIQRSTPSFATLDRHYLTPFFTSRNGDRNGDSDDDDHDPNGAPQRSNELQGVESHRLPTREMD; this comes from the exons ATGGTTCAATTTCCGGGAAGAGCTTTTCTTTATGTTATTGCTGCCCCCGATTATATT CCAGTCTGGCTTCAGCTTAGCACCA AAACCGTTCTTCTCAAACTTTGGtgctattattacttttgcaatcGTTGGAACCTTTATCGCCTCCATTGTCACAG CTACCTTGCTGGGTTAATACATCTTGTCTATAGGATGCCTCTGATCGAGTCTATGATGTTTGGTGCCCTTGTATCAGCAACTGACCCTGTAACTGTGCTGTCCATATTTCAG GAACTTGGTACAGATGTGAACCTTTATGCGTTGGTTTTCGGTGAATCTGTGCTAAACGATGCT ATGGCAATTTCCTTATACAG GACTATGTCATCTCTGAGGACCAATCCTTCTAGCCAAAACATTTTCATAGTTATCTTGAGGTTTCTTGAGGACTTCTTTGGATCAATGTCAATAG GTGTTGGAGCTGGATTTATTTCTGCTCTC CTCTTCAAGTATTCAAcacttggtgttgagaa CCTGTATAACCTCGAGAGCTGCCTGTTTGTACTATTCCCATACTTCTC GTATATGCTAGCTGAAGGCTTTGGTCTGTCTGGCATAGTCTCAATACTCTTTACGGGAATT GTGATGAAGAGATATACATCCCCAAACTTGTCAGAGGACTCCCAGCGTTTCACAGCTTCCCTTTTCCATCTGCTTTCATCATTAGCAGAAACTTTTGT GTTCATATATATGGGATTTGATATTGCAATGGAGCGGCAAAGCTGGTCACACATTGGGTTCATATTTTTCTCAATT ATCTTCATATTAGTTGCAAG GGCTGCAAATGTTTTCTCGTGTGCTTTCTTGGTAAATTTGGTACGACCACCCCACCGGAAAATATCCAGGCAATATCAGCAGGCACTTTGGTATAGTG GTCTTAGAGGGGCAATGGCTTTTGCCCTTGCTCTTCAATCTGTTCATGATCTTCCGGAGGGCCATGGTCAGGCAATTTTGAGTGCTACCATATCTATCATTGTTCTGACG GTACTTCTGATTGGAGGTTCGACAAGCACAATGCTTGAATCTCTACATGTTGCGGGAGATGGTAATAATGGCCAGCATCATTCA TTTCAGGACCAGGAGAACTCTGAAGGGAACAATGTGGGTAACATAGAACTAAACAATGTAGAGGGGACTTCGAACGCAAATAAATTTAGACTGAAACTCCGAGAAATCCAGAGAAG CACTCCCTCATTCGCCACATTGGACCGACACTACCTCACTCCATTTTTCACATCTCGAAATGGAGATAGAAATGGAGACAGCGATGATGACGATCATGATCCTA ATGGAGCGCCACAGCGGTCTAACGAGTTGCAAGGTGTGGAGAGCCATCGGTTACCGACTCGTGAGATGGACTGA
- the LOC127316911 gene encoding sodium/hydrogen exchanger 6 isoform X1: MAAGAPPHGAPTVEEQEEAAGVGILLQISMLVLAFVLGHLLRRRRVYYLPEASASLLIGLMVGGLASISNTQKSTRRWFNFREELFFMLLLPPIIFQSGFSLAPKPFFSNFGAIITFAIVGTFIASIVTGVLVYLAGLIHLVYRMPLIESMMFGALVSATDPVTVLSIFQELGTDVNLYALVFGESVLNDAMAISLYRTMSSLRTNPSSQNIFIVILRFLEDFFGSMSIGVGAGFISALLFKYSTLGVENLYNLESCLFVLFPYFSYMLAEGFGLSGIVSILFTGIVMKRYTSPNLSEDSQRFTASLFHLLSSLAETFVFIYMGFDIAMERQSWSHIGFIFFSIVSFTFTGSYFVLHVILCEIRCYFSIFLSIYFGRFMKIFILVARAANVFSCAFLVNLVRPPHRKISRQYQQALWYSGLRGAMAFALALQSVHDLPEGHGQAILSATISIIVLTVLLIGGSTSTMLESLHVAGDGNNGQHHSFQDQENSEGNNVGNIELNNVEGTSNANKFRLKLREIQRSTPSFATLDRHYLTPFFTSRNGDRNGDSDDDDHDPNGAPQRSNELQGVESHRLPTREMD, encoded by the exons ATGGCGGCGGGAGCACCGCCGCACGGCGCGCCGACggtggaggagcaggaggaggcggcgggggTGGGGATCCTGCTGCAGATATCGATGCTGGTGCTGGCCTTCGTGCTCGgccacctcctccgccgccgcaggGTCTACTACCTCCCCGAGGCCAGCGCGTCCCTCCTCATCG GTTTAATGGTGGGAGGGCTTGCTAGCATATCTAACACTCAGAAAAGTACTAG GAGATGGTTCAATTTCCGGGAAGAGCTTTTCTTTATGTTATTGCTGCCCCCGATTATATT CCAGTCTGGCTTCAGCTTAGCACCA AAACCGTTCTTCTCAAACTTTGGtgctattattacttttgcaatcGTTGGAACCTTTATCGCCTCCATTGTCACAGGTGTTCTAGT CTACCTTGCTGGGTTAATACATCTTGTCTATAGGATGCCTCTGATCGAGTCTATGATGTTTGGTGCCCTTGTATCAGCAACTGACCCTGTAACTGTGCTGTCCATATTTCAG GAACTTGGTACAGATGTGAACCTTTATGCGTTGGTTTTCGGTGAATCTGTGCTAAACGATGCT ATGGCAATTTCCTTATACAG GACTATGTCATCTCTGAGGACCAATCCTTCTAGCCAAAACATTTTCATAGTTATCTTGAGGTTTCTTGAGGACTTCTTTGGATCAATGTCAATAG GTGTTGGAGCTGGATTTATTTCTGCTCTC CTCTTCAAGTATTCAAcacttggtgttgagaa CCTGTATAACCTCGAGAGCTGCCTGTTTGTACTATTCCCATACTTCTC GTATATGCTAGCTGAAGGCTTTGGTCTGTCTGGCATAGTCTCAATACTCTTTACGGGAATT GTGATGAAGAGATATACATCCCCAAACTTGTCAGAGGACTCCCAGCGTTTCACAGCTTCCCTTTTCCATCTGCTTTCATCATTAGCAGAAACTTTTGT GTTCATATATATGGGATTTGATATTGCAATGGAGCGGCAAAGCTGGTCACACATTGGGTTCATATTTTTCTCAATTGTATCCTTCACTTTTACTGGAAGCTACTTTGTACTGCACGTAATTCTTTGTGAGATTCGTTGCTATTTTTCGATTTTCCTTAGCATTTATTTCGGTCGATTCATGAAGATCTTCATATTAGTTGCAAG GGCTGCAAATGTTTTCTCGTGTGCTTTCTTGGTAAATTTGGTACGACCACCCCACCGGAAAATATCCAGGCAATATCAGCAGGCACTTTGGTATAGTG GTCTTAGAGGGGCAATGGCTTTTGCCCTTGCTCTTCAATCTGTTCATGATCTTCCGGAGGGCCATGGTCAGGCAATTTTGAGTGCTACCATATCTATCATTGTTCTGACG GTACTTCTGATTGGAGGTTCGACAAGCACAATGCTTGAATCTCTACATGTTGCGGGAGATGGTAATAATGGCCAGCATCATTCA TTTCAGGACCAGGAGAACTCTGAAGGGAACAATGTGGGTAACATAGAACTAAACAATGTAGAGGGGACTTCGAACGCAAATAAATTTAGACTGAAACTCCGAGAAATCCAGAGAAG CACTCCCTCATTCGCCACATTGGACCGACACTACCTCACTCCATTTTTCACATCTCGAAATGGAGATAGAAATGGAGACAGCGATGATGACGATCATGATCCTA ATGGAGCGCCACAGCGGTCTAACGAGTTGCAAGGTGTGGAGAGCCATCGGTTACCGACTCGTGAGATGGACTGA
- the LOC127316911 gene encoding sodium/hydrogen exchanger 6 isoform X2 — translation MAAGAPPHGAPTVEEQEEAAGVGILLQISMLVLAFVLGHLLRRRRVYYLPEASASLLIGLMVGGLASISNTQKSTRRWFNFREELFFMLLLPPIIFQSGFSLAPKPFFSNFGAIITFAIVGTFIASIVTGVLVYLAGLIHLVYRMPLIESMMFGALVSATDPVTVLSIFQELGTDVNLYALVFGESVLNDAMAISLYRTMSSLRTNPSSQNIFIVILRFLEDFFGSMSIGVGAGFISALLFKYSTLGVENLYNLESCLFVLFPYFSYMLAEGFGLSGIVSILFTGIVMKRYTSPNLSEDSQRFTASLFHLLSSLAETFVFIYMGFDIAMERQSWSHIGFIFFSIIFILVARAANVFSCAFLVNLVRPPHRKISRQYQQALWYSGLRGAMAFALALQSVHDLPEGHGQAILSATISIIVLTVLLIGGSTSTMLESLHVAGDGNNGQHHSFQDQENSEGNNVGNIELNNVEGTSNANKFRLKLREIQRSTPSFATLDRHYLTPFFTSRNGDRNGDSDDDDHDPNGAPQRSNELQGVESHRLPTREMD, via the exons ATGGCGGCGGGAGCACCGCCGCACGGCGCGCCGACggtggaggagcaggaggaggcggcgggggTGGGGATCCTGCTGCAGATATCGATGCTGGTGCTGGCCTTCGTGCTCGgccacctcctccgccgccgcaggGTCTACTACCTCCCCGAGGCCAGCGCGTCCCTCCTCATCG GTTTAATGGTGGGAGGGCTTGCTAGCATATCTAACACTCAGAAAAGTACTAG GAGATGGTTCAATTTCCGGGAAGAGCTTTTCTTTATGTTATTGCTGCCCCCGATTATATT CCAGTCTGGCTTCAGCTTAGCACCA AAACCGTTCTTCTCAAACTTTGGtgctattattacttttgcaatcGTTGGAACCTTTATCGCCTCCATTGTCACAGGTGTTCTAGT CTACCTTGCTGGGTTAATACATCTTGTCTATAGGATGCCTCTGATCGAGTCTATGATGTTTGGTGCCCTTGTATCAGCAACTGACCCTGTAACTGTGCTGTCCATATTTCAG GAACTTGGTACAGATGTGAACCTTTATGCGTTGGTTTTCGGTGAATCTGTGCTAAACGATGCT ATGGCAATTTCCTTATACAG GACTATGTCATCTCTGAGGACCAATCCTTCTAGCCAAAACATTTTCATAGTTATCTTGAGGTTTCTTGAGGACTTCTTTGGATCAATGTCAATAG GTGTTGGAGCTGGATTTATTTCTGCTCTC CTCTTCAAGTATTCAAcacttggtgttgagaa CCTGTATAACCTCGAGAGCTGCCTGTTTGTACTATTCCCATACTTCTC GTATATGCTAGCTGAAGGCTTTGGTCTGTCTGGCATAGTCTCAATACTCTTTACGGGAATT GTGATGAAGAGATATACATCCCCAAACTTGTCAGAGGACTCCCAGCGTTTCACAGCTTCCCTTTTCCATCTGCTTTCATCATTAGCAGAAACTTTTGT GTTCATATATATGGGATTTGATATTGCAATGGAGCGGCAAAGCTGGTCACACATTGGGTTCATATTTTTCTCAATT ATCTTCATATTAGTTGCAAG GGCTGCAAATGTTTTCTCGTGTGCTTTCTTGGTAAATTTGGTACGACCACCCCACCGGAAAATATCCAGGCAATATCAGCAGGCACTTTGGTATAGTG GTCTTAGAGGGGCAATGGCTTTTGCCCTTGCTCTTCAATCTGTTCATGATCTTCCGGAGGGCCATGGTCAGGCAATTTTGAGTGCTACCATATCTATCATTGTTCTGACG GTACTTCTGATTGGAGGTTCGACAAGCACAATGCTTGAATCTCTACATGTTGCGGGAGATGGTAATAATGGCCAGCATCATTCA TTTCAGGACCAGGAGAACTCTGAAGGGAACAATGTGGGTAACATAGAACTAAACAATGTAGAGGGGACTTCGAACGCAAATAAATTTAGACTGAAACTCCGAGAAATCCAGAGAAG CACTCCCTCATTCGCCACATTGGACCGACACTACCTCACTCCATTTTTCACATCTCGAAATGGAGATAGAAATGGAGACAGCGATGATGACGATCATGATCCTA ATGGAGCGCCACAGCGGTCTAACGAGTTGCAAGGTGTGGAGAGCCATCGGTTACCGACTCGTGAGATGGACTGA
- the LOC127316910 gene encoding uncharacterized protein isoform X1, which translates to MATGGDKCGGDPEVRDDLYAVMGLNEECSDADLKVAYRKLAMKWHPDKCSSSSSTKQMEEAKEKFQQMQGAYSVLSDANKRLLYDVEMCEQDQVKTT; encoded by the exons ATGGCCACCGGCGGTGACAAGTGCGGCGGGGATCCGGAGGTCCGCGACGACCTGTACGCGGTGATGGGGCTCAATGAGGAGTGCTCCGATGCCGACCTCAAGGTCGCGTACAGGAAGCTCGCCATG AAATGGCATCCGGACaaatgctcgtcctccagcagcaccAAGCAAATGGAGGAAGCCAAGGAGAAGTTCCAGCAGATGCAGGGTGCATATTCCG TCCTCTCCGATGCCAACAAGCGGCTCCTCTATGACGTGGAGATGTGCGAACAAGACCAGGTGAAGACTACGTAA
- the LOC127316911 gene encoding sodium/hydrogen exchanger 6 isoform X4, whose protein sequence is MLLLPPIIFQSGFSLAPKPFFSNFGAIITFAIVGTFIASIVTGVLVYLAGLIHLVYRMPLIESMMFGALVSATDPVTVLSIFQELGTDVNLYALVFGESVLNDAMAISLYRTMSSLRTNPSSQNIFIVILRFLEDFFGSMSIGVGAGFISALLFKYSTLGVENLYNLESCLFVLFPYFSYMLAEGFGLSGIVSILFTGIVMKRYTSPNLSEDSQRFTASLFHLLSSLAETFVFIYMGFDIAMERQSWSHIGFIFFSIIFILVARAANVFSCAFLVNLVRPPHRKISRQYQQALWYSGLRGAMAFALALQSVHDLPEGHGQAILSATISIIVLTVLLIGGSTSTMLESLHVAGDGNNGQHHSFQDQENSEGNNVGNIELNNVEGTSNANKFRLKLREIQRSTPSFATLDRHYLTPFFTSRNGDRNGDSDDDDHDPNGAPQRSNELQGVESHRLPTREMD, encoded by the exons ATGTTATTGCTGCCCCCGATTATATT CCAGTCTGGCTTCAGCTTAGCACCA AAACCGTTCTTCTCAAACTTTGGtgctattattacttttgcaatcGTTGGAACCTTTATCGCCTCCATTGTCACAGGTGTTCTAGT CTACCTTGCTGGGTTAATACATCTTGTCTATAGGATGCCTCTGATCGAGTCTATGATGTTTGGTGCCCTTGTATCAGCAACTGACCCTGTAACTGTGCTGTCCATATTTCAG GAACTTGGTACAGATGTGAACCTTTATGCGTTGGTTTTCGGTGAATCTGTGCTAAACGATGCT ATGGCAATTTCCTTATACAG GACTATGTCATCTCTGAGGACCAATCCTTCTAGCCAAAACATTTTCATAGTTATCTTGAGGTTTCTTGAGGACTTCTTTGGATCAATGTCAATAG GTGTTGGAGCTGGATTTATTTCTGCTCTC CTCTTCAAGTATTCAAcacttggtgttgagaa CCTGTATAACCTCGAGAGCTGCCTGTTTGTACTATTCCCATACTTCTC GTATATGCTAGCTGAAGGCTTTGGTCTGTCTGGCATAGTCTCAATACTCTTTACGGGAATT GTGATGAAGAGATATACATCCCCAAACTTGTCAGAGGACTCCCAGCGTTTCACAGCTTCCCTTTTCCATCTGCTTTCATCATTAGCAGAAACTTTTGT GTTCATATATATGGGATTTGATATTGCAATGGAGCGGCAAAGCTGGTCACACATTGGGTTCATATTTTTCTCAATT ATCTTCATATTAGTTGCAAG GGCTGCAAATGTTTTCTCGTGTGCTTTCTTGGTAAATTTGGTACGACCACCCCACCGGAAAATATCCAGGCAATATCAGCAGGCACTTTGGTATAGTG GTCTTAGAGGGGCAATGGCTTTTGCCCTTGCTCTTCAATCTGTTCATGATCTTCCGGAGGGCCATGGTCAGGCAATTTTGAGTGCTACCATATCTATCATTGTTCTGACG GTACTTCTGATTGGAGGTTCGACAAGCACAATGCTTGAATCTCTACATGTTGCGGGAGATGGTAATAATGGCCAGCATCATTCA TTTCAGGACCAGGAGAACTCTGAAGGGAACAATGTGGGTAACATAGAACTAAACAATGTAGAGGGGACTTCGAACGCAAATAAATTTAGACTGAAACTCCGAGAAATCCAGAGAAG CACTCCCTCATTCGCCACATTGGACCGACACTACCTCACTCCATTTTTCACATCTCGAAATGGAGATAGAAATGGAGACAGCGATGATGACGATCATGATCCTA ATGGAGCGCCACAGCGGTCTAACGAGTTGCAAGGTGTGGAGAGCCATCGGTTACCGACTCGTGAGATGGACTGA